The DNA sequence aacaactgtcataATAAATTCATATTTCTAGAAAACTaccctttttttgtctgttaaatgcagatttagtttttctttaaagtcaaaCAGCCAGTGTGAAAAACAGATTTCTCACCGGCTCTTTTCTGCTAAAAGAATCTTTCCAAAtatgtttcttatttttgttaactttgttaGCTTAGGAGTTTCAAATTATTGGTCTGAGCAGCTGACTTGACAGATATATTTTCatggctcaaaaaaaaaaagtcatgtggGGGAGAGAATCCAgcagtttttcaaaagaaaacttccttcagaatcagagtATAAATAAAACCGCAAATATGTAGAGAGTGGTACCAGCTGTCCCACAGACTGGTCAGTGTCAGCAGCCTTTGGGTTGGGGACCACTAATCTGCAACACTCTAGATTCCATTTTTCTCTAGCATTGGAGCATCTAGGTTTTGTTAATTGTGCGTCTGATCCCTCTGTCAGCTCATCCCTGGTCAACCACATCCTATGCGAGGCCTATGATAAACAGAGGAAGTTCCGCGTTATAGTGGTGGACAGCAGGCCTCGGCTGGAGGGCAGGGAGGCCCTGAGGCGCCTGGTCCAGAAAGGCATCAGCTGCACCTACGTTCTCATCTCGGCCGTCTCTTACATTCTTCCAGAGGTAATCAGGAAGCCATAACGGCAACAAAAACTCAATATTGTCACTTTATGAAGTGTTTCTCCTTGTCCAGAGACTAACTAGaatgtaaaaatgactttttttgtttcctcttttaGGTATCAAAGGTTTTCCTTGGGGCTCACGCTCTCTTGGCCAACGGATACGTCATGTCGCGAGTGGGGACATCACAGATAGCTCTGGTGGCTAAAGCCTTTAACGTGCCTGTGCTAGTGTGTTGTGAGACATACAAATTCTGTGAGAGGGTGCAGACAGATTCTTTTGTGTCCAATGAACTCGGTACGGACACCACTGATCACTTTTTTACTGTCAAAGGGTCATTCGATCCTTTCAGCTTCTGCTGTGCGTAGCGGCCAGTTAACCATCAGCTCTTCTTTCCAGATGACCCCGATGACCTCATTGTGACCCGCAAAGGTAAGACACAGCTGGCAGGCTGGCAGCAAGTGGCCTCCCTGGGCCTGCTGAACTTAGTGTACGACGTGACGCCCCCCGACTTTGTGGACCTCGTCATCACAGACCTAGGAATGATCCCGTGCACCTCCGTCCCGGTGGTGCTGCGGGTCAAAAACGTGGACCAGTGAACGGCCCTCACCTACCATCAGTTTGTGTGCAGATTTGAAGACAATTTCACAATATCGTGCTTTTAGCATGCAATAAAATATACCTGAAAtggcaaaagtttttttttttttaaactgtgtcatgtgtgtttttatgaaagggttttattttttaacatctctTTAATGCTAGTTAAATAATAGAtcctcaacttttttttttaatctaaagatCTCAAAGTTGTAAATCATGTTAGCATGTGATTCcagctgtaaagtttttttgtgatgacagtttaaactattttaatgaCACAAGTCAAAGGTCAAACATAGAAACCAGTCAGTTTATTTTCTTACATCAGAAGAATTACATACAATTTCCAAAGATATTTTACATAAAGCAATACTGACTCCCACAAGGGAGTATTTGTTTTCTGGACAAACTGAGCACAAGTGCAAACGCTGCAGctttttaactttaacaaaatgtaaaaaattaataaatgaagGTTAAAAGTCTAATCCCAATTGGACAATCCAAGACAAAAACCTAAGATCAAGGAGTGCAAAGAATTTACCTAACATGCATTATTAATTCATTTAGGTTTCTCTGTGACTCCACAGTTGTGTAACAGGTCCGTTGTAGTTGGAGTTAGTTTCCCttttaaaagatacatttttatttgcatcaAATGGATTTGAACACTTTGCTGTTCAGGTAATTTGTGTAATCAAAGGAACAAATCCCATAATTTGATTTTTCacccacacatttttttttaaagattaaaaggtTCTGTGTAAACTGGCACACATGCAGCACATTCAGTGGTAATTCCTGTCagcataaaaaacaagaaaaggaagaaacagTGGATCAAACCATTTCCCTTTAAATATCCAGCAAAAGAAAGTCAgttctttaaatatattttcttaaaattaagCGGCTCCCTCAAATGgttttataatttataaaataCTGTACTTAGTCAGTTTAGACTCAGCATTGTTCTTTCAAGTTCTTTCAGCTGTGACTCATTGGTTTTTGGCCTTCCGTCTCTGCGTGACCCACAGCAATAAGGACATCACGACTGTAGATGCTGCAAGAGGTCCAAACACAACAAGTGCTGGGAAATCCCCCTAATAAAAGATATTACAAACTGTGTTAAATAATCCAAACGTTAAGCTAAAAACTCACAAAACTCACCTGCCGCAGACACTTGTATCCGTAAAAGTTTTCAGCACAGCTGCACTCACTGAAGCCAGGGCCATACGGGGCACAGAGGGAGTTTTCCGGACAATAAACCGCTGTGAATTCCCAATAATTCTTAACAGAGACCATGCTAGACAACTAGTTTTGTGTGCAGCAGGGAAAGATTGAAGACTTACACAGATGTCCAGTCTGGTTGCACATGTTTTTCTGCCCCTCACAAAGACGCTTTCCCTCTTTGAGTTCCACCTTTTCCCAAGACGTGTTCCCTCCAGGACAAGCAACGTGTGGTGGTAAAATCCTGAAGGTACACACCAACGTCAGGTCCCCACCTAcaaatttcacaatttttttctgaatttatgGTAGCTGGGTACTTACATGAAGTTTAGGTCACCAAACCCTTCAAATACTGTGTCGCTGATGTTGACGATTGGATTGATGGAGAAGTCTCTGCAGTATGGACAAATTCTTTAGTGCTTATCTTTGTTAAAGTTACAAGAaatagaaattttaaaaaactttctgACCAATTTCTGAGAAATTAAAATCTTCCAGgattacaaaaaataatgtaagaAGCACAGCAAAACATAAAAGTGCACTAGAATTCAAACACTAGTTGCATTAGCTCAAGTTGCTTTCTATTTAGACGTGAAGCTCCTCTATTATCTCCGGCTCAGCCAGAACTGAACATTATTTAGTGTACTTACATCATGACAACTGTGGACACTCCCTGAAGATTGTCCACATGAGTTAGAGAACAATTAGATAGATCCAACctattcaaaaaaacaaacactgttttACTTCCACGACTTAGGCAATCATTACATAGCCTATTTTAAGCATTTCTAAGCATTTATTATATGCTTTAAGgttgaatttttgtttaaataaaaaagccacaatGGCGTTTGTTGCCttagttaataataataaaataaaaacatcataaagcaTAAATAATGATCAaccattttcttgttctttgtttttatgcaaaataGCCAAAAATGCgttttactgtcttttttttatttagatatacacctttatttataaaagcagTATTACCCTATGATGCGTTCAGGGTCGCTTATGCTGTTATTCTTCAGACAACATCTCCCCTTGATCCGTCCCGCGGACGAAGAGCAGAACAGATCCACTGCGGTATTGTTAACGGATCCACCGCACAGCGCGCAAACCTGCGGCTTCATATCACAGTGCAAGAGCAAAGGTGGTAAACAACACAGATCAGGTCGTCTGTGCTGCACGTACACTAAACTCCGAGCTTTTCTTGGgtgttttaaagtatttaatgTCCCTTGTGAGACTAAAGCTTTTAGATTGGGTAATGGCAGTCTTACCTGTGTCTCAGTCCGTCGGTAACTTGTGCTAAAACACACATTGAAGAGCAACACAATCGCTATTATCTCTGCCCAGCTGTACACAGCGTTCATGTTCATTTACTGTGATCATGTGAGCTTACTGTAACAAGACACGTGACAGGAAGTCAGTgttagaatttttttgttttgcactgCGGTTATGTATACAGGAAatcaaatagttttattttatagcCTTCCTTCAGTTACATTATATTTTCTGAATAAGCATTTATTAATTAGAAAATGGATTTTTCACATTACGTTGCATAATGATTTGACAGTAATTTAACAGAGTTAAAtgtcaatgaaaagtcaattattacatttctattttaattaaaatctaaattatgtgtttttgtgtcatttaatttactttaaatttaatttaatttatttatttaatcgcTACTTTCAGATTATACCAAATGCAGTGGGGACCAAGCAAATGTTCTCTCGTTGTATCAACAAAGTTGTATCCTCtgaaatgaatgttttgtaaaaagTACAAATTATTTCACAGTATGTTAGatattttgtaaacattttgacGTTGTAAGTATGTGTGGACGTATGTTTTATCACAATTCTTTTTCCTTCTGACCCCATTGATGATGTTGAAATGGTTTAGCCCAGGAGGGTTGTTGCAACGCTTTTTGACGGGCCACTCAGTCTTAACTGATAACACATCGGTTGAATTGTTGTAACCCGTTTATCATTCCAGCAACATCTTCTACTTTATTTTTCGGGTTCAGTCTCAATCGTCGCGTGAATTTTTCTCAGCAAAGCAAGAAAATTGGAAGAAAAACAGCGAATGTTACGTCCCGCTACACATTTTTTTGGAGAGGTTGAGCATTGGCTATGCGACGCTGGGTGATCGTAGGAACCAGCTGCACCTTTTGATCCAGAAACTTCATCTGCTGTTGGACTGAATTACATAAAATACGTTTCCCAATAGTaggttgttttattgtttattttatttaaatgttgtaCAATGAAGGAAAGAGTTTTGATGCTAGCAGTTAATGTGTAAATGCAACATGGCTGCTGCGGGGATAGCAGAGAGAAAAGTTTAACAGGGACGTGGGGCAAGTTTCGAACCAGATCTGTTGTCCGCACATTCAAGTCGTAAACAGTCGAGCCTGCGTGGACACCGCTTTGCAGGGAGTCTAAAACCTACGGAGGAACTGTGTCGGAGccgccacctcctcctcctcttcctcctcctcctcatcggCGACAGTCGCAGCTGAGGACTTTCAAACTGTGGCGTCTCACCTCTTCATCTCAGACTCTGCTGGAGGCTTTCAcggcagctttgtttgtttggagttaaaatgcatttctctaTCCCCGAGACGGAAGTTCGCTCAGGGGACAATGGTTCAACCTACGTGGTGAGTACCTCTTTCCCCTTCTGTTGAAGCAAAATCATTGTTTACATGCACTAACAAAGTACAGCTAGCGGCAACTGCATTGACCAGAATCCTTTATAATCAACACGTATGATGAAACTGGCCACGAAGGAAGGGGGCAGTGACTTCAGGAACTAGCTTGAAAATAAGTTGAGTGAGAGTGATTTCTGACCGACTGTACATGATCCAGGAGTATTTGCACATTCAACATCACAGtagttctgtttttattttattttaaatgctaCAATCGAAGGTAAAGAAGTGGTACAGTCCCCTCTCAGGGTCTAGTTTGTTAGAAAGCTTTGAGTCAGTATTTGTTGATTCTAGGAGTTGAGTTTCAAGTGTTGAAATCCTCTGGTATTTTAGCAAGTTCACAATTATTGATAACACATGTTGGGCAGCAGAATCACATTCTTCCCACTTTTggctttatttattcaaaatccCCACCCCAATTTCTATGTACTAATATGACTAATTCTGCTTATTTGCTGGTAAAATCTCCCTCACC is a window from the Oryzias latipes chromosome 24, ASM223467v1 genome containing:
- the atraid gene encoding all-trans retinoic acid-induced differentiation factor isoform X1, which codes for MNMNAVYSWAEIIAIVLLFNVCFSTSYRRTETQPQVCALCGGSVNNTAVDLFCSSSAGRIKGRCCLKNNSISDPERIIGLDLSNCSLTHVDNLQGVSTVVMIDFSINPIVNISDTVFEGFGDLNFMILPPHVACPGGNTSWEKVELKEGKRLCEGQKNMCNQTGHLSVYCPENSLCAPYGPGFSECSCAENFYGYKCLRQGDFPALVVFGPLAASTVVMSLLLWVTQRRKAKNQ
- the atraid gene encoding all-trans retinoic acid-induced differentiation factor isoform X2 gives rise to the protein MNMNAVYSWAEIIAIVLLFNVCFSTSYRRTETQPQVCALCGGSVNNTAVDLFCSSSAGRIKGRCCLKNNSISDPERIIGLDLSNCSLTHVDNLQGVSTVVMIDFSINPIVNISDTVFEGFGDLNFMILPPHVACPGGNTSWEKVELKEGKRLCEGQKNMCNQTGHLSVYCPENSLCAPYGPGFSECSCAENFYGYKCLRQHLQS